tatatatatatatatatatatatatatatatatatatatatatatatatatatattcgtaaatatttttttcaagtaataaaaGTTGTCATCAATATTATTTCTCAAAATTCACGTTGTTACTATATATATTACCCAATGTCCATCATTAGAATTATTCTAAATCTTTTACTTACCGGATACcattaattaactttaaaagatttaagtcattaaatatatatatatattttttatgaataaaataatgaaaatatatttcatgtccggattttataataatagtttagatttttaagaattaattaatgaaaatccCGATTATTATTTAATCAGAGATTAAGACAACGCTCATTATGCTATCATGCCATCTATGTATTATAAACCAGAGAAGTTTAAGAGATAATACAAAGCAGACTTTCTTGAAGAAGCAAACGATTgctaagaaaaaagaaaaaggaaaaaggaagatcAAAGAGGTATGTGCACTTGAATCATGAAaatgttaatgttatttatGTTGTATGCATTTATGCGAAAACTTTAGTTTTCTTTTGCTGCATATATCTTCAGCCTAACACTGTCATCTCAACCAGAACTTGGATGACTTTGCGTAGTTAACATTGCTAAAGCGATTAACACAGCTTATTTCTATTCTGatgcaaagaaacaattttgttgttgcaaaatattgttatatattactATTTGCGTATAAACTTTTGTGCAAACACTTGGATAGTGAATGTTGGCAATGTGTATAACAGAAAATGGGGCGTGGAAGGATACCCATGGATCTGATCGAGAAAGAGAAGGCTCGAAAGACAACATTTCAGAAGAGAAAGAACGGATTAATGAAGAAAGTTTACGAGTTTTCAACACTTTGTTCAGTTGACGTTGGTGTGATTATCTTTGCCTCAAAGTTTCTTGATGAACCTGAAATATGGCCACAAGAACCAAGAGAGTTGAAACGTGTGATTCAGAAATATCTGAACACTACCAGTGATAGGCGTCCAAAGGTGTATGATGTGGAAGAGTATTTCGATGAAAGGATGAAAAGGATTGAAGGAGAGATTTCCAAAGTGCACAAAGGGAAGATCCAACTCATGTATCCAACCTGGGATGACTCTTACAATACTCTTGAAGAGGAACAGTTGAGGATGTTTGTAAGCATTTTGGATGCTAAGCTTGATGCTTGTAATCATAGGATGAACATGTTCAAACGAGATTCAAAGGGAAAAGTAATAGAAGAATCAGACAATGATGAAGCACTTGTTCCTTACTTGGCTCCAACTTTAGGTAGTCACCTCAGTTTCATGCAGAACATGtctcaaacacaggtttttccTACTAATGATAACAATCAAGTACCATTTTATCCATGTCATCTCAGCCAAACTTCTCTaccttctttctttcaattggGTCAAAACTTTACCCAATTGATAGATAAAAATATAGCAGTGGATTGGAATAATCAAGTTGGTGCAATTGATCATAAAATGAATACGCAACAGGATGATAGaacaaacaaaaaccaaaat
This genomic stretch from Vigna radiata var. radiata cultivar VC1973A chromosome 7, Vradiata_ver6, whole genome shotgun sequence harbors:
- the LOC106766194 gene encoding floral homeotic protein GLOBOSA-like; protein product: MGRGRIPMDLIEKEKARKTTFQKRKNGLMKKVYEFSTLCSVDVGVIIFASKFLDEPEIWPQEPRELKRVIQKYLNTTSDRRPKVYDVEEYFDERMKRIEGEISKVHKGKIQLMYPTWDDSYNTLEEEQLRMFVSILDAKLDACNHRMNMFKRDSKGKVIEESDNDEALVPYLAPTLGSHLSFMQNMSQTQVFPTNDNNQVPFYPCHLSQTSLPSFFQLGQNFTQLIDKNIAVDWNNQVGAIDHKMNTQQDDRTNKNQNSSSCYYNANIQTMQPYNDVALQTLPVQLQCDATFQSLSNRPGPSQGFEPNDVSNMLQPHFLNYMHRRK